Proteins encoded in a region of the Zea mays cultivar B73 chromosome 2, Zm-B73-REFERENCE-NAM-5.0, whole genome shotgun sequence genome:
- the LOC542371 gene encoding extensin precursor yields MMGGSGRAALLLALVAVSLAVEIQADAGYGYTPTPTPATPTPKPEKPPTKGPKPEKPPKEHKPPKEHGPKPEKPPKEHKPTPPTYTPSPKPTPPTYTPTPTPPKPTPPTYTPAPTPHKPTPTPPTYTPSPKPPTPKPTPPTYTPSPKPPASKPPTPKPTPPTYTPSPKPPTPKPTPPTYTPSPKPPATKPPTPKPTPPTYTPSPKPPTPKPTPPTYTPSPKPPATKPPTPKPTPPTYTPSPKPPTPKPTPPTYTPSPKPPTPKPTPPTYTPSPKPPTHPTPKPTPPTYTPSPKPPTPKPTPPTYTPSPKPPTPKPTPPTYTPSPKPPATKPPTPKPTPPTYTPTPKPPATKPPTYTPTPPVSHTPSPPPPYY; encoded by the coding sequence atgaTGGGTGGCAGCGGCAGGGCTGCTCTGCTGCTGGCCCTGGTGGCCGTGAGCCTGGCCGTGGAGATCCAGGCCGACGCCGGGTACGGGTACACCCCGACGCCGACGCCGGCCACCCCGACCCCGAAGCCGGAGAAGCCCCCCACCAAGGGGCCCAAGCCGGAGAAGCCGCCAAAGGAGCACAAGCCGCCCAAGGAGCACGGGCCCAAGCCGGAGAAGCCGCCCAAGGAGCACAAGCCGACGCCGCCCACGTACACCCCGAGCCCCAAACCCACGCCGCCGACGTACACTCCCACCCCGACGCCCCCCAAGCCGACGCCACCCACATACACTCCCGCCCCTACGCCCCACAAACCCACTCCCACTCCTCCGACGTACACCCCTTCCCCCAAACCTCCGACACCTAAGCCGACCCCGCCGACGTACACTCCAAGCCCCAAGCCACCGGCTAGCAAGCCTCCCACGCCCAAGCCGACCCCGCCGACGTACACCCCTTCTCCCAAGCCTCCGACACCTAAGCCGACCCCGCCTACGTACACTCCAAGCCCCAAGCCACCGGCTACCAAGCCTCCGACGCCCAAGCCGACCCCACCGACGTACACCCCTTCCCCCAAACCTCCGACACCTAAGCCGACCCCGCCTACGTACACTCCAAGCCCCAAGCCACCGGCTACCAAGCCTCCCACGCCCAAGCCGACCCCGCCGACGTACACCCCTTCTCCCAAGCCTCCGACACCCAAGCCGACCCCGCCGACGTACACCCCTTCCCCCAAGCCTCCGACGCCCAAGCCGACCCCGCCGACGTACACTCCAAGCCCCAAGCCTCCCACACACCCGACGCCCAAGCCGACCCCACCGACGTACACCCCTTCCCCAAAGCCTCCGACACCTAAGCCGACCCCGCCGACGTACACGCCTTCCCCCAAGCCTCCGACACCCAAGCCGACCCCACCGACGTACACTCCAAGCCCCAAGCCACCGGCTACCAAGCCTCCCACGCCCAAGCCGACCCCACCGACGTACACTCCCACACCGAAGCCGCCGGCCACCAAGCCGCCCACCTACACTCCGACGCCGCCGGTGTCTCACACCCCCAGCCCGCCGCCACCTTACTACTAG